A single window of uncultured Pseudodesulfovibrio sp. DNA harbors:
- a CDS encoding exodeoxyribonuclease III, which translates to MIIYSWNVNGYRAVIKKDFRDWLDGCGGDVVMLQETKAHPDQLGEDDREPDSYSNHYWNWSKKKKGYSGVACFSNPEPMAVTMGLPDSRFQNEGRVLHLEYPDFHLFNIYFPNGQMSDERLDFKMGFYDCFLEYAEELRKDKPIVVGGDFNTAHTEIDLKNPKPNSDRSGFLPSERAWIDKFIAAGYVDTFRMFEEGPHHYSWWSYRFNARKNNAGWRIDYFFVSEELKDKVVGAWIESDVMGSDHCPVAVEIDV; encoded by the coding sequence ATGATCATCTATTCCTGGAATGTTAACGGCTATCGTGCTGTAATCAAAAAGGATTTTCGCGACTGGTTGGACGGTTGCGGCGGTGATGTGGTTATGCTGCAGGAAACCAAGGCTCACCCCGATCAGCTCGGCGAAGATGATCGCGAACCGGATTCCTATTCCAATCATTACTGGAATTGGTCCAAGAAAAAGAAAGGCTATTCCGGTGTGGCCTGTTTTTCCAACCCGGAACCGATGGCCGTGACTATGGGCCTTCCCGACTCTCGTTTTCAGAATGAAGGCCGTGTACTCCATCTTGAATACCCGGATTTTCATCTCTTCAATATTTATTTCCCCAACGGTCAGATGTCGGACGAGCGGCTCGACTTCAAGATGGGTTTCTACGATTGTTTTCTCGAATATGCCGAGGAACTGCGGAAGGACAAACCTATTGTGGTAGGTGGTGATTTTAATACCGCACATACCGAGATTGATTTGAAAAATCCCAAACCCAACTCGGACCGTTCAGGCTTTTTGCCCAGTGAACGAGCGTGGATCGATAAGTTCATTGCTGCCGGTTATGTGGATACCTTCCGCATGTTTGAAGAGGGACCGCACCATTACTCGTGGTGGTCTTATCGTTTCAATGCCCGCAAAAATAATGCGGGATGGCGCATCGATTATTTCTTTGTGTCCGAAGAATTGAAAGACAAGGTCGTGGGCGCATGGATCGAATCCGATGTTATGGGTTCAGACCACTGCCCTGTGGCTGTTGAAATCGACGTTTAG
- a CDS encoding RNA methyltransferase, with amino-acid sequence MLEELRVVLFRPKYSENIGSVARACLNMGVSNLVVVDPCGFNMEKALPLATVHARHVLESATVVETLAQAVDGCTAVFGTTARTGGWRKGILTPDSMAEVVDERLRGGGRVALVFGPEDKGLTNEETALCSGLMTIPTSREGTSLNLAQAVVVVLYECFKRSLDAPFVPGGPPEERPATVQEQETMFHNFQETLLAINFLKDDNPDYWMLPVRRFFSKINLRRNEFNLLMGISRQVQWFAKRYGPAEKK; translated from the coding sequence ATGCTTGAAGAATTAAGAGTTGTTCTTTTCAGACCCAAATACTCCGAAAACATTGGCTCGGTGGCCCGCGCCTGTTTGAATATGGGGGTGTCCAACCTTGTGGTGGTGGACCCATGTGGTTTCAATATGGAAAAGGCTTTGCCGCTTGCGACAGTCCATGCTCGCCATGTGCTTGAATCCGCGACCGTTGTTGAAACATTGGCGCAAGCTGTGGATGGGTGTACTGCCGTCTTTGGCACTACGGCACGGACCGGCGGTTGGCGTAAGGGCATCCTGACCCCCGATTCCATGGCTGAGGTTGTTGACGAACGTTTGCGCGGAGGAGGCCGGGTCGCTTTGGTTTTTGGCCCGGAGGATAAAGGGCTGACCAATGAAGAGACGGCTCTCTGCTCCGGTTTGATGACCATTCCTACAAGTCGGGAAGGGACCTCGCTGAATCTTGCGCAGGCTGTGGTTGTTGTCTTGTATGAATGTTTCAAGCGGTCATTGGATGCGCCTTTTGTCCCGGGTGGTCCGCCGGAAGAAAGGCCTGCGACTGTTCAGGAGCAGGAAACCATGTTCCACAATTTTCAGGAAACGTTGCTCGCCATCAATTTTCTCAAGGATGACAACCCTGATTACTGGATGTTGCCAGTACGGCGGTTCTTTTCCAAAATAAATTTGAGGCGCAACGAGTTCAATTTGCTCATGGGTATTTCTCGACAGGTGCAGTGGTTTGCCAAAAGGTATGGCCCAGCCGAGAAAAAGTAA
- the truA gene encoding tRNA pseudouridine(38-40) synthase TruA: MIRIRLTIAYDGTDYCGWQLQPNDRTVQGELEKALAVIMGGPVRVHGSGRTDSGVHALGQVVHFDCEEKCAAHPWRRSLNGLLPKDVRVVSHEVVPSDFHARYSAGSKIYEYTLWHERDFCLPQRSRFVWNCGKVDLEAMETAAQVLVGEYDFAAFQNKGTVVGTTIRLVNEISRHPGITEYESVWRFTAKGFLKQMVRNMIGCLVACGRGKLTPEDVAAILESGDRTLAPATVPPQGLTLVRVEYPY; this comes from the coding sequence ATGATTCGCATCCGACTTACTATCGCCTATGACGGCACTGATTACTGCGGCTGGCAGTTACAACCTAATGACAGAACCGTGCAGGGAGAGCTTGAAAAAGCCCTTGCGGTCATTATGGGTGGTCCGGTTCGAGTCCATGGCTCAGGACGGACTGACTCGGGAGTCCATGCTCTGGGGCAGGTGGTGCATTTTGATTGCGAGGAGAAATGCGCGGCGCACCCGTGGAGACGGAGCCTTAACGGGTTGTTGCCCAAGGATGTTCGCGTGGTTTCTCATGAAGTCGTTCCGTCAGATTTTCATGCGCGATATTCCGCTGGCTCAAAAATATATGAATATACCCTATGGCACGAGCGGGATTTTTGTCTGCCCCAGCGCAGTCGGTTCGTGTGGAATTGTGGAAAGGTAGACCTTGAGGCCATGGAAACGGCTGCACAAGTTCTTGTGGGTGAATACGACTTTGCTGCTTTTCAGAATAAAGGGACTGTGGTTGGAACAACCATCCGGCTCGTCAATGAGATTTCTCGGCATCCCGGCATCACGGAGTATGAATCGGTTTGGCGGTTCACTGCCAAGGGTTTTTTGAAGCAGATGGTGCGTAATATGATCGGCTGTCTTGTGGCCTGTGGTCGCGGCAAGCTGACGCCGGAAGACGTTGCGGCTATTCTTGAGTCCGGTGATCGTACATTGGCTCCCGCCACGGTGCCGCCGCAAGGGTTGACCCTTGTGCGGGTGGAATATCCCTACTGA
- a CDS encoding TAXI family TRAP transporter solute-binding subunit, translating to MKRIIILALALAVVLGMSFSAHAKKRYVFGGGPAGGTFQVVANGIQVFEPVKNSENFSIKAQSSGGSVENLRTTNAGRVAFSTVYAGHVFLGRNGQMKNDPRKYEKVMAVGYLYGAPAQLVVRKGSGIKSTKDLEGKKVGVGNAGSGAFANCELFFTHMGVWDKIERNAMGYNDAAQAFGNEQLDAFWLFTAFPSGAVIMAAQTNDIELIDLAADANSTGYFEKYPYFGKLSVPAGTYRGVDQDVPSFFDSALLVANADVPEEVVYEMMSAVWSDAGLKHMLEQKKTFKDMSVANGIKGIDPNVIPLHPGAIKFWKEKGVLK from the coding sequence ATGAAACGGATTATCATCCTGGCCCTTGCGCTTGCCGTTGTCCTCGGCATGTCTTTTTCTGCGCATGCGAAAAAACGCTACGTCTTCGGCGGCGGGCCTGCTGGTGGAACCTTCCAGGTTGTCGCCAACGGCATCCAGGTATTCGAACCTGTCAAAAACAGTGAGAACTTCTCTATCAAGGCGCAGTCTTCCGGCGGCTCCGTCGAAAACCTTCGCACCACCAACGCCGGTCGTGTTGCTTTCTCCACCGTCTATGCCGGTCATGTTTTTCTCGGTCGTAACGGCCAGATGAAAAACGATCCCCGCAAGTACGAAAAAGTCATGGCTGTCGGCTACCTCTATGGTGCCCCCGCCCAGCTTGTCGTGCGCAAGGGGTCCGGCATCAAGTCTACAAAGGACCTGGAAGGCAAGAAAGTTGGTGTCGGCAACGCCGGTTCCGGCGCATTCGCCAACTGTGAACTTTTCTTTACCCACATGGGTGTATGGGACAAAATCGAACGGAATGCCATGGGCTACAACGATGCTGCCCAGGCTTTCGGTAACGAACAGCTCGACGCGTTCTGGCTGTTTACCGCATTCCCGTCCGGCGCTGTCATCATGGCTGCGCAGACCAATGATATCGAACTCATTGATCTGGCCGCAGATGCCAATTCCACTGGTTACTTCGAAAAATATCCCTACTTCGGCAAACTGTCCGTTCCCGCCGGTACATACCGTGGCGTGGATCAGGACGTTCCCTCCTTCTTTGACTCCGCCCTGCTCGTCGCCAACGCCGATGTGCCTGAAGAAGTCGTGTACGAGATGATGTCCGCTGTCTGGTCAGACGCTGGCCTCAAGCACATGCTCGAACAAAAGAAGACCTTCAAGGACATGTCTGTTGCCAACGGCATCAAGGGTATCGACCCCAACGTCATCCCTCTGCATCCCGGCGCAATCAAGTTCTGGAAAGAAAAGGGCGTCCTCAAGTAG
- a CDS encoding GGDEF domain-containing protein, which translates to MEDGFYKDLLDSLSEGVYFLDLDRNVTYWNKAAERLSGYSAKEMIGKSCSDHVLRHVACNGTELCLNGCPMLATMQEGKEQEASVFMHHKFGHRVPVLVRASPMRDSTGKIVGAVEIFSDNGENLDLLKEIEELRKEILTDQLTGIGNRRYADISMDRLDQTMQENSVPFGVLFVDIDHFKNVNDTWGHHVGDMVLAMVAQTLRSVLRPLDVACRWGGEEFVIFIANTTTEKMAVIAERLRMLIEHSWVEQKDDRIKVTASIGGALSANGERAESVVEKADNQLYLSKESGRNCTHINDVKYEAK; encoded by the coding sequence ATGGAGGATGGGTTTTATAAAGATTTGCTCGATTCCCTTTCAGAAGGTGTCTATTTTTTGGATTTGGATCGCAATGTCACATATTGGAATAAAGCCGCTGAGCGATTGAGCGGATATTCGGCCAAGGAAATGATTGGGAAAAGTTGTTCTGATCATGTCCTGCGCCATGTAGCCTGTAATGGTACAGAACTTTGTCTGAATGGGTGCCCCATGTTGGCAACCATGCAAGAAGGGAAAGAGCAAGAGGCCAGTGTTTTTATGCACCACAAATTTGGACACCGCGTTCCAGTACTTGTCCGAGCTTCTCCCATGCGGGACTCCACAGGTAAAATTGTCGGTGCTGTTGAAATCTTTTCGGACAATGGTGAAAATCTGGATCTTCTCAAAGAAATCGAAGAGCTTCGTAAAGAGATACTCACTGACCAACTCACTGGAATTGGCAATCGTCGTTATGCAGATATTTCCATGGACCGACTCGATCAGACCATGCAGGAAAATAGTGTCCCATTCGGTGTTTTGTTTGTGGACATAGACCATTTTAAAAATGTCAACGATACGTGGGGACACCATGTCGGCGATATGGTCCTCGCTATGGTTGCGCAAACACTGCGGTCTGTACTCAGGCCTTTGGATGTTGCATGTCGCTGGGGCGGCGAAGAATTTGTTATTTTTATTGCCAACACAACGACCGAGAAAATGGCTGTTATCGCAGAGCGTCTGCGCATGCTCATCGAACACTCCTGGGTGGAACAGAAAGATGATCGCATCAAGGTCACGGCGTCTATCGGTGGGGCCCTTTCCGCAAACGGCGAACGAGCTGAAAGCGTAGTGGAAAAAGCCGATAATCAACTTTATCTGAGCAAGGAATCCGGCCGTAATTGTACGCATATCAATGACGTAAAATACGAAGCAAAGTGA
- a CDS encoding DJ-1/PfpI family protein, which produces MAAKKILLLVGDFVEDYEAMVPFQMLLMVGHAVDSVCPGKKAGETVATAVHDFEGHQTYSEKPGHNFMITASFDEIKAEDYDALVIPGGRSPEYLRLDSAVIACVQHFAKANKPIAAVCHGQQLLTAADVIKGKSCTGYPAVKPDIEAAGATWCEVNETFSNACVDGNIVTGPAWPAHPEWMRKFLKVLGSTIEP; this is translated from the coding sequence ATGGCTGCAAAGAAAATTCTGCTTTTGGTTGGTGATTTCGTGGAAGATTATGAGGCAATGGTGCCATTCCAGATGCTTCTGATGGTGGGGCATGCCGTGGATTCCGTTTGTCCCGGTAAAAAGGCGGGAGAAACCGTGGCCACGGCTGTGCACGACTTTGAAGGGCATCAGACCTATTCGGAAAAACCGGGACACAACTTCATGATCACGGCTTCTTTTGATGAAATTAAAGCAGAGGACTACGACGCGTTGGTGATTCCCGGTGGACGTTCTCCTGAATACCTGCGTCTGGATTCGGCTGTGATTGCCTGTGTGCAACATTTTGCCAAGGCGAATAAACCCATTGCCGCAGTCTGCCATGGCCAGCAACTGTTGACAGCCGCCGATGTCATTAAGGGCAAGTCCTGCACGGGCTATCCTGCGGTCAAACCCGATATTGAAGCCGCAGGTGCCACATGGTGCGAAGTCAATGAAACTTTTTCCAATGCCTGCGTCGACGGGAACATTGTTACCGGGCCTGCATGGCCAGCCCATCCCGAGTGGATGCGGAAGTTTTTAAAAGTGCTTGGTTCAACCATAGAGCCATAA
- a CDS encoding TRAP transporter fused permease subunit translates to MYDKLTKIEQFFFDFLSVGLVLFYSWSAIFEPAATQYHRGIYVIVTYILVFLIYKSRNLFFRIIDYLLMAASAVTVGYWIVNFEAINYRTGIETDLDQWMAMVGVLLGVELARRVVGNVFVVIGVGMLLFGMYGEHMPELIAHAGASFPELCTSIFYRSDGVFGIMANVLATYIILFVLFGAFLEKCGAQKFFIDFPLAAVGHKIGGPAKVSVIASGLFGSISGSAIANTVSTGAFTIPMMKKAGFKPHVAGGIEPAASIGGMFMPPIMGAGGFIMAEMTGLPYSHIMLVAIFPAVMYFFSVFVMVHYEAKKSGVVGERYKYSAMQIFKKEWLYTLPLVFITIFMLAGYSPGYSAIVGLATCIGLSFKDEGQRIDPTLLCIMGLMVVSPWLVKIVGAAGGPEAMKAVKPFLSGRILLLYGLIMAAGVFAYRRQTVSGMKSELGEFVVAARMGTINSLKIGATVGVIGIIIGVLTYSGLVLTFADIVIELANGNLVATILLIALASLILGMGVPVTAAYLITAVVAVPALTHLGVNEVAAHMIVYWLSQDSNITPPVCIAAFAGATIAKANMWKTAFTSFKFAKFLYLAPFMFAYIPAFSLDAPPMQIMIWFSIITVCVFAYSWFMSGIWFSPLKKMFGGASA, encoded by the coding sequence ATGTACGACAAGTTGACAAAAATTGAGCAATTCTTTTTTGATTTTCTGTCCGTGGGCCTGGTTCTGTTCTATTCATGGTCTGCCATTTTCGAGCCTGCGGCCACCCAATACCATCGGGGTATTTATGTTATCGTGACCTATATTCTGGTCTTCCTGATCTACAAATCCAGAAACCTTTTTTTCCGTATAATTGATTACCTGCTCATGGCAGCATCGGCTGTCACCGTAGGGTATTGGATCGTCAACTTCGAAGCCATCAACTACCGTACCGGCATTGAGACAGATCTGGACCAATGGATGGCCATGGTCGGCGTCTTGCTCGGCGTTGAACTGGCTCGACGCGTTGTCGGCAATGTCTTCGTCGTTATCGGCGTTGGCATGTTGCTCTTTGGCATGTACGGCGAACATATGCCGGAACTCATTGCCCATGCGGGTGCGTCTTTCCCTGAATTATGCACCTCCATTTTCTACAGGTCAGACGGCGTATTCGGCATCATGGCGAATGTTCTGGCAACGTATATCATCCTGTTCGTGCTTTTTGGCGCGTTTCTGGAGAAATGCGGTGCACAGAAATTCTTCATCGACTTCCCGCTGGCAGCAGTTGGACACAAGATCGGCGGCCCGGCCAAAGTATCGGTTATCGCTTCCGGCCTGTTCGGGTCCATATCCGGTTCAGCCATAGCCAACACCGTATCCACTGGCGCATTCACCATTCCAATGATGAAAAAAGCAGGGTTTAAGCCTCACGTTGCAGGCGGTATCGAACCAGCAGCATCCATCGGTGGCATGTTCATGCCCCCAATCATGGGCGCGGGTGGATTCATCATGGCAGAAATGACAGGTCTGCCCTACTCACACATTATGCTGGTCGCCATTTTCCCGGCGGTCATGTACTTCTTTTCGGTTTTCGTCATGGTACATTACGAAGCCAAAAAGAGCGGTGTGGTAGGAGAAAGGTACAAATACTCTGCCATGCAGATATTCAAGAAGGAGTGGCTCTACACACTGCCGCTCGTCTTCATCACCATATTCATGCTTGCGGGCTATTCGCCCGGCTATTCCGCCATTGTGGGTCTGGCAACCTGTATCGGCTTGTCCTTCAAGGATGAAGGCCAACGCATCGACCCGACGTTGCTCTGCATCATGGGATTGATGGTTGTGTCTCCCTGGCTGGTCAAAATAGTCGGTGCCGCTGGTGGTCCCGAAGCCATGAAAGCAGTCAAACCATTCCTGTCTGGCCGCATCCTGTTGCTTTACGGACTGATCATGGCCGCCGGTGTATTTGCCTATCGCAGGCAGACCGTATCAGGCATGAAAAGCGAACTGGGTGAATTTGTAGTGGCTGCCCGTATGGGGACCATCAACTCACTCAAAATCGGCGCGACTGTCGGCGTTATCGGTATCATCATCGGCGTGCTGACGTACTCAGGTCTGGTGTTGACCTTTGCCGACATCGTCATTGAGCTGGCAAACGGCAATCTGGTGGCGACCATCCTGCTCATCGCGCTGGCATCGCTCATTCTCGGCATGGGCGTCCCGGTCACTGCCGCCTATTTGATCACCGCTGTCGTGGCCGTGCCTGCGTTGACCCATTTGGGCGTCAACGAGGTGGCTGCACACATGATCGTGTACTGGCTGTCTCAAGATTCCAACATCACGCCTCCGGTCTGTATCGCGGCGTTTGCAGGAGCGACTATTGCCAAGGCCAATATGTGGAAGACGGCTTTCACTTCGTTCAAATTCGCCAAGTTCCTGTATTTGGCACCCTTCATGTTCGCATATATTCCGGCCTTCTCGCTGGATGCCCCACCAATGCAAATCATGATATGGTTCTCCATCATAACGGTATGCGTATTTGCCTACTCATGGTTCATGAGTGGCATCTGGTTCAGTCCACTGAAGAAAATGTTTGGCGGCGCGTCTGCTTAA
- the thpR gene encoding RNA 2',3'-cyclic phosphodiesterase produces MPRLFTGLGLPDSYQQTVKPFTDNLNTGLDSSVRWIRPGNWHLTLKFLGNTDKKDIPAIVDALSSIHFPQFPMQAGDAGAFPNMNRPRVIWLGLKQGAQQCADLADMIEDALTNMGVAREKKRFRPHLTIGWIKKTGQDDWKSILTTANQDWPVFTAQRFTLWQSELKPTGAVHTVLNNFSLRTD; encoded by the coding sequence ATGCCTCGCCTCTTTACCGGCCTTGGGCTGCCAGACTCTTATCAACAAACCGTGAAGCCCTTTACAGACAATCTCAACACAGGATTGGACTCATCCGTGCGCTGGATTCGCCCCGGCAACTGGCATCTAACGCTTAAGTTTCTGGGGAACACCGACAAAAAGGATATCCCCGCTATCGTTGATGCGCTTTCATCCATTCATTTCCCACAATTTCCCATGCAGGCAGGAGACGCAGGGGCCTTTCCGAATATGAACAGACCTCGTGTGATCTGGCTGGGACTCAAGCAAGGGGCGCAACAATGCGCTGATCTGGCAGACATGATCGAAGACGCTCTGACGAACATGGGCGTAGCTCGGGAAAAGAAACGATTTCGCCCCCACCTGACTATCGGATGGATCAAAAAAACGGGGCAGGACGACTGGAAATCCATTCTCACCACAGCCAATCAAGACTGGCCCGTATTCACGGCACAACGGTTCACCTTATGGCAGAGTGAACTGAAACCGACCGGCGCGGTGCATACTGTGTTGAATAATTTCTCTTTGAGGACTGACTAA
- a CDS encoding FapA family protein, producing the protein MADEKALKESSDARFRFALSEDGMKLGVNRYFPPNGGENPSVELLRRQVAEAGVQLPIDNDAAQRIITAIAQGNEFKGIALVHGIPATEPMDATLMGLGDLEFPVFPGDRFIRFRQAQQANNGQTIDGRVLTPKGNFTPEDISVETGENVEWDPVTESYVAQIWGMARIKDNVVSVDPIAHISDDAVVVTGNLHHQDFKGTPITPARIDKEMRDLGVVIDLDMDLLDTKLAQAKDLGIPLQNQVIVKGGHPVPGRDGWLEYLVTTRETAGTEDEAGRLDFRNRGTYPMVNPGQVIGRLHLPTAGEGGIDIYGKTIPAHEGKALHVHLGENVIVQDDKVTFESKAKGVVVMEKGTLSVTECLIIPGNVDLNSGNVKVEHGSIKVLGSIQAGFSVSAPLHVIVEDSIESATVYAGGQVEVKGGILMPDGGQIVCDGDVIAGYLTNANIKAGGDVHVANEILNSTIQAEGRLFATSGKGVINGGTILTRKGHEINEVGSELGVTTVIGVYMEYKEDDELLLERNKIVQAIKKIDEALGSEPPKAILSRTPKEKRQAVAEVLKHRATLAQRRKTINERITELVLAHQQEMDGIDIQIKRLAYPGTTIQFGKKAKQIAKRMEASTFYFSLKDRDIAIK; encoded by the coding sequence ATGGCAGATGAAAAAGCACTCAAGGAAAGCTCGGACGCTCGGTTTCGTTTTGCCCTGTCTGAAGACGGCATGAAACTCGGTGTCAATCGCTATTTCCCGCCCAATGGTGGGGAAAATCCAAGTGTGGAACTTCTCCGTAGACAGGTGGCCGAAGCCGGGGTTCAACTCCCCATCGATAACGACGCAGCTCAACGAATCATCACCGCCATCGCGCAAGGAAACGAGTTCAAAGGCATTGCCCTTGTACACGGCATTCCTGCAACAGAACCCATGGATGCGACACTCATGGGCCTCGGCGATCTGGAATTCCCGGTTTTCCCGGGGGACAGATTCATTCGATTCCGCCAGGCACAACAGGCGAATAACGGACAAACTATTGATGGACGGGTCTTGACACCAAAGGGCAACTTCACACCGGAAGATATTTCTGTCGAGACAGGCGAAAATGTGGAGTGGGACCCTGTTACCGAGTCCTACGTGGCACAGATATGGGGCATGGCGCGGATTAAAGACAACGTTGTCTCTGTTGATCCCATCGCACATATTTCAGACGATGCCGTTGTTGTCACAGGCAACCTCCATCATCAGGATTTCAAAGGAACTCCCATCACTCCGGCTCGCATTGACAAGGAAATGCGTGATCTCGGTGTTGTCATCGATCTTGATATGGACCTGCTTGACACAAAACTGGCTCAGGCCAAAGACCTTGGAATCCCTCTACAAAATCAGGTTATCGTCAAGGGCGGACATCCTGTTCCGGGACGCGATGGATGGTTGGAATATCTTGTAACTACCCGGGAAACCGCTGGCACCGAAGATGAAGCCGGACGCTTGGACTTCCGCAACCGTGGGACCTATCCCATGGTCAACCCGGGACAGGTGATAGGCAGGCTGCATTTACCGACTGCAGGAGAAGGCGGTATTGATATTTACGGCAAGACTATTCCCGCCCATGAAGGAAAAGCCTTGCACGTCCATCTCGGTGAAAACGTCATTGTTCAGGACGACAAGGTAACGTTCGAATCCAAGGCCAAAGGTGTTGTGGTCATGGAAAAGGGCACACTTTCCGTCACCGAATGTCTGATTATTCCCGGCAACGTGGATCTGAACTCCGGCAACGTGAAGGTCGAACACGGCTCGATCAAAGTTCTTGGTTCAATTCAGGCCGGCTTCTCCGTCTCTGCCCCATTGCATGTCATCGTGGAGGACTCCATCGAAAGTGCCACGGTTTACGCCGGAGGGCAGGTGGAGGTGAAAGGAGGCATCCTTATGCCGGATGGTGGACAGATTGTCTGTGATGGCGACGTTATCGCAGGATATCTCACCAACGCAAACATCAAGGCCGGGGGTGATGTCCATGTGGCCAATGAAATCCTGAACTCCACGATTCAAGCCGAAGGTCGCCTTTTTGCCACTTCAGGCAAAGGCGTTATCAACGGTGGTACGATACTGACCCGCAAAGGGCATGAAATAAACGAAGTTGGCTCGGAACTTGGTGTGACGACAGTCATCGGCGTTTATATGGAATACAAAGAAGACGACGAACTTCTTCTGGAACGCAACAAAATAGTCCAGGCTATCAAAAAAATCGACGAGGCCCTCGGCTCGGAGCCGCCAAAGGCAATCCTCTCCCGAACCCCTAAGGAAAAACGTCAGGCTGTGGCCGAAGTGCTCAAGCATCGGGCGACTCTCGCCCAACGGCGCAAAACCATCAATGAACGGATCACGGAATTGGTACTGGCTCACCAACAGGAAATGGACGGCATCGACATCCAGATCAAACGACTGGCCTACCCGGGCACGACCATCCAATTCGGAAAGAAAGCCAAACAGATCGCCAAGCGCATGGAAGCCTCAACATTCTATTTCAGTTTGAAAGACCGTGACATCGCCATTAAATAA
- a CDS encoding malic enzyme-like NAD(P)-binding protein: protein MALFTKQEALDYHSDKRKGKLEVISIKPCENQKHLSMAYSPGVAEACREIAADKEKVYDYTNKGNLVAVVSNGTAVLGLGNIGPEAGKPVMEGKGVLFKIFSDIDVYDINIDAKTPDEIVSFCKMLEPTFGGINLEDIKAPECFEIETRLKKEMGIPVFHDDQHGTAIISAAGIMNALEISGKKIEDIKIVVSGAGAAAIACSNLYVHMGIKRENIFMFDSRGLIHAGREGLNEFKQSFAQAEDHGSLADCMVGADMFLGLSVKDAINQDMVKTMAENAIIFACANPDPEIPYPDVKEVRPDIIMGTGRSDFPNQVNNVLGFPFIFRGALDCRATTINEEMKIAAADALAKLAKEPVAQDICDAYGVDSLDFGIDYIIPKPLDPRVLTWLAPAVAKAAMDTGVAKIQLDLDQYKKDLEARMEASKARTKAVVDSFDYDI from the coding sequence ATGGCACTGTTCACGAAGCAAGAGGCATTGGATTACCATTCCGACAAACGCAAGGGCAAACTGGAGGTCATCTCCATCAAGCCGTGCGAAAACCAGAAGCATTTATCCATGGCATACAGCCCGGGTGTTGCCGAAGCGTGCCGCGAAATTGCTGCGGACAAAGAAAAGGTCTACGACTACACCAACAAGGGGAACCTCGTTGCAGTCGTCTCCAACGGTACCGCCGTTCTGGGCCTTGGCAACATCGGCCCTGAAGCCGGTAAGCCGGTCATGGAAGGCAAGGGTGTTCTGTTCAAGATTTTCTCCGATATCGATGTCTACGACATCAACATCGACGCCAAAACGCCTGATGAAATCGTTTCTTTCTGCAAAATGCTCGAACCGACCTTCGGTGGCATCAACCTCGAAGACATCAAGGCTCCAGAATGCTTTGAAATCGAAACCCGTCTCAAGAAAGAAATGGGAATCCCCGTCTTCCATGATGATCAGCACGGTACAGCTATCATTTCAGCCGCAGGCATCATGAATGCGCTCGAAATCTCCGGTAAAAAGATCGAAGATATCAAGATCGTCGTTTCCGGTGCAGGGGCCGCTGCCATCGCCTGTTCCAATCTGTACGTTCACATGGGCATCAAGCGCGAAAACATCTTCATGTTCGATTCCCGTGGCCTGATCCACGCCGGACGCGAAGGTCTCAACGAATTCAAACAGAGCTTTGCTCAAGCCGAAGATCACGGTTCTCTGGCCGACTGCATGGTCGGTGCCGACATGTTCCTCGGCCTGTCCGTCAAGGACGCCATCAATCAGGACATGGTCAAGACCATGGCTGAGAACGCCATCATCTTTGCCTGCGCCAATCCCGATCCCGAGATTCCGTATCCCGACGTCAAGGAAGTGCGCCCCGACATCATCATGGGCACAGGTCGTTCCGACTTCCCCAATCAGGTGAACAACGTCCTCGGCTTCCCGTTCATCTTCCGCGGTGCGCTCGATTGTCGCGCCACGACTATCAATGAAGAAATGAAAATCGCCGCAGCCGACGCTCTGGCCAAGTTGGCCAAAGAACCCGTTGCTCAGGATATCTGCGATGCTTACGGCGTGGACAGTCTCGACTTCGGTATCGATTACATCATCCCCAAGCCGCTTGATCCGCGTGTGCTGACTTGGCTGGCTCCTGCTGTTGCCAAGGCCGCCATGGACACCGGCGTTGCCAAAATCCAGCTCGACCTCGATCAATACAAGAAAGACCTCGAAGCCCGTATGGAAGCTTCCAAAGCCCGTACCAAGGCCGTGGTCGATTCCTTCGATTACGATATCTAG